A genomic segment from Tachypleus tridentatus isolate NWPU-2018 unplaced genomic scaffold, ASM421037v1 Hic_cluster_2, whole genome shotgun sequence encodes:
- the LOC143243343 gene encoding phosphatidylinositol N-acetylglucosaminyltransferase subunit A-like isoform X1, whose amino-acid sequence MKWFETAEFLSTGSICEENVLCLVAGLNQAIHDRKVGKVVPPWVAHKKSKEAYQWKDIASRTEVVYNKIIQDPVHSLGTKLSWYRQIGAVGGLFFALLLVAEHLLFLLSQWFKPEEDIDKAGDSTKKF is encoded by the exons ATGAAGTGGTTTGAAACTGCAGAATTTCTTTCCACAGGTAGCATCTGcgaagaaaatgttttgt gTCTCGTGGCAGGTCTTAACCAAGCTATACATGATCGAAAAGTTGGAAAAGTTGTACCTCCATGGGTCGCTCATAAGAAAAGTAAAGAAGCGTACCAGTGGAAGGATATTGCATCTCGTACTGAAGTAGTGTACAACAAAATCATACAAGACCCTGTGCACAGTCTTGGTACTAAACTTAGCTG GTATCGACAAATTGGTGCAGTTGGAGGACTTTTTTTTGCTCTACTTCTTGTAGcggaacatttattatttttgttatctcAGTGGTTTAAACCAGAAGAG GATATTGACAAAGCTGGAGATAGTACAAAGAAGTTCTAG
- the LOC143243343 gene encoding uncharacterized protein LOC143243343 isoform X2, with amino-acid sequence MHSLVAGLNQAIHDRKVGKVVPPWVAHKKSKEAYQWKDIASRTEVVYNKIIQDPVHSLGTKLSWYRQIGAVGGLFFALLLVAEHLLFLLSQWFKPEEDIDKAGDSTKKF; translated from the exons ATGCATA gTCTCGTGGCAGGTCTTAACCAAGCTATACATGATCGAAAAGTTGGAAAAGTTGTACCTCCATGGGTCGCTCATAAGAAAAGTAAAGAAGCGTACCAGTGGAAGGATATTGCATCTCGTACTGAAGTAGTGTACAACAAAATCATACAAGACCCTGTGCACAGTCTTGGTACTAAACTTAGCTG GTATCGACAAATTGGTGCAGTTGGAGGACTTTTTTTTGCTCTACTTCTTGTAGcggaacatttattatttttgttatctcAGTGGTTTAAACCAGAAGAG GATATTGACAAAGCTGGAGATAGTACAAAGAAGTTCTAG